In the genome of Cercospora beticola chromosome 2, complete sequence, one region contains:
- a CDS encoding uncharacterized protein (BUSCO:EOG09263483), producing MAKQVYIAVIGLGGVGKAFLSQLDFLRQRLATQNPPIDLRLILARRSNKQLFSQDFSHLNIQTVANDLDSKGTPPPTFNETFGQLARAPGKVVLIDNTSDVGLASLYPMVLQRGISVVTPNKKAFSDKYELWDSIFKSAANGTGSPTNGYVFHESTVGAGLPVLSSLRELVDTGDEVTKIEGVFSGTMSFLFNSFQPLGGGGGKFAAEVKRAKELGYTEPDPRDDLNGLDVARKLTILARIAGLPVESPTSFPVQSLIPKELESASSGDEFLQELPEFDAQMDQIKDEATKEGKVIRFVGSIDVPSKQVKVGLEKFDASHPIAALKGSDNIINFYTKRYGSNPLIIQGAGAGGDVTAMGVTADLLKVIRML from the exons ATGGCCAAGCAAGTCTATATCGCTGTAATCGGCCTCGGTGGCGTGGGTAAGGCCTTCCTGTCCCAGCTCGACTTCCTCCGCCAGCGCCTGGCAACCCAAAATCCGCCGATTGACCTCCGACTCATCCTGGCCCGCCGCAGCAACAAACAGCTCTTCTCGCAGGACTTTTCACACTTGAACATTCAGACAGTCGCCAATGACTTGGATAGCAAGGGAACACCTCCACCAACGTTCAACGAGACCTTTGGGCAATTAGCACGAGCTCCTGGCAAGGTTGTGCTCATAGACAACACGAGCGATGTCGGTCTCGCCAGCTTGTATCCTATGGTTCTGCAGAGGGGCATCAGCGTTGTGACACCAAACAAGAAGGCTTTCAGCGACAAATATGAACTGTGGGACAGCATCTTCAAGAGCGCTGCCAACGGAACGGGCTCACCGACCAACGGCTATGTCTTCCACGAGTCAACCGTAGGCGCTGGTCTGCCTGTGCTGAGCAGTCTGCGAGAGCTGGTCGATACTGGTGATGAGGTGACAAAGATTGAG GGTGTGTTCTCGGGCACAATGTCATTCTTGTTTAACTCTTTCCAGCCacttggtggaggaggcggcaAGTTCGCTGCTGAGGTGAAGAGGGCTAAAGAGCTTGGTTACACAGAGCCTGACCCACGAGACGATCTCAACGGCCTCGATGTCGCTCGGAAGCTCACAATCCTGGCCCGTATTGCTGGTCTGCCTGTTGAGTCACCGACATCCTTCCCTGTGCAATCACTCATCCCAAAAGAGCTCGAATCCGCCAGCTCCGGAGACGAGTTCTTGCAGGAGCTACCAGAATTCGATGCGCAGATGGATCAGATCAAGGACGAGGCCACCAAGGAGGGCAAAGTCATTCGATTCGTGGGGAGTATCGACGTGCCATCCAAGCAGGTCAAAGTCGGGCTGGAGAAGTTCGATGCTTCACACCCGATCGCTGCTCTTAAGGGCAGCGATAACATCATCAATTTCTACACAAAACGCTACGGCAGCAACCCTCTCATCATCCAaggcgctggcgctggaggcgATGTAACTGCCATGGGCGTTACAGCAGATCTCCTGAAGGTTATTCGAATGCTGTGA